One genomic region from Chromatiales bacterium encodes:
- a CDS encoding tryptophan--tRNA ligase, with the protein MNISTHQTKRVVSGMRPTGALHLGHYHGVIKNWLELQLTHDCFFFVADWHALTTHYEETEEIEQHTLQMVIDWLACGISPSNAQLFIQSQVPEHAQLQLLLSMITPLSWLERVPSYKDQQTKLTDKDLMTHGFLGYPVLQAADILMYKANYVPVGEDQVAHIELTREIARRFNHIYGKENDFKEKVENAIRHLGAKNGEIYLKLRRKHQEKGDEEARDTAVALVDSQQNISYGDRQRLYGYLDGHTKLILPEPQALLTKATKIPGTDGQKMSKSYGNTIALREPPEAIEKKLRTMPTDPARKRREDPGDPKKCPVWKWHEIYSDSDTRQWVQKGCRSAGIGCLECKKPLIESVQAEAEPIRLRCKEYENDKATVKKIITEANEAVRDIANDTLEEVKLAIKLIYR; encoded by the coding sequence ATGAATATTTCGACACACCAAACCAAGCGCGTGGTCTCTGGCATGCGCCCGACCGGAGCGTTGCATCTAGGTCATTATCACGGCGTCATTAAAAACTGGCTGGAATTGCAGCTAACCCACGATTGCTTCTTTTTTGTTGCCGACTGGCATGCACTCACGACACATTACGAAGAGACCGAAGAGATCGAGCAGCATACCCTGCAAATGGTCATCGATTGGCTGGCTTGTGGCATCAGCCCCAGTAATGCACAACTATTTATACAGTCGCAAGTTCCCGAACACGCCCAGCTACAGTTGTTGCTTTCGATGATTACTCCGTTGTCGTGGCTTGAACGAGTGCCGAGCTATAAAGACCAACAAACCAAATTAACCGATAAAGACCTGATGACGCATGGTTTTCTAGGCTACCCGGTATTGCAGGCTGCAGATATTTTAATGTACAAAGCAAATTATGTGCCAGTCGGAGAAGACCAAGTCGCGCATATAGAACTCACCCGTGAGATTGCTCGCCGCTTCAACCATATTTATGGCAAAGAAAATGACTTTAAGGAAAAAGTGGAGAATGCGATTCGGCACTTGGGGGCAAAAAATGGCGAAATTTATCTAAAACTACGCCGCAAACACCAAGAAAAAGGAGATGAAGAAGCGCGCGATACCGCTGTTGCGTTGGTCGATTCACAACAAAATATCTCTTACGGGGATCGCCAACGGTTATACGGTTATTTAGACGGCCACACAAAGCTGATATTACCTGAACCGCAGGCACTGCTCACTAAAGCGACTAAAATCCCCGGCACGGATGGCCAAAAAATGTCTAAATCTTACGGTAATACCATTGCATTAAGAGAACCGCCCGAAGCGATTGAGAAAAAGTTGCGTACTATGCCGACCGACCCGGCAAGAAAGCGACGCGAGGATCCCGGCGATCCTAAAAAGTGCCCAGTGTGGAAGTGGCACGAAATATATTCCGATTCCGATACGCGTCAGTGGGTGCAGAAAGGTTGTCGTAGCGCCGGCATCGGTTGTCTAGAGTGCAAAAAACCATTGATTGAATCGGTGCAAGCGGAAGCTGAACCTATACGCCTGCGATGTAAAGAGTACGAAAACGACAAAGCAACCGTCAAGAAAATAATTACTGAGGCAAACG